The following coding sequences lie in one Hippopotamus amphibius kiboko isolate mHipAmp2 chromosome 17, mHipAmp2.hap2, whole genome shotgun sequence genomic window:
- the PIK3R5 gene encoding phosphoinositide 3-kinase regulatory subunit 5 isoform X1 produces MQPGATTCTEDRIQHALERCLHGLSLSRRSTSWSAGLCLNCWSLQELVSRDPGHFLILLEQILQKTREVQEKGTYDLLAPLALLFYSTVLCTPHFPPDSDLLLKAARTYHRFLTWPVPYCSICQELLTFIDAELKAPGISYQRLVRAEQGLSTRSHRSSTVTVLLLNPVEVQAEFLAVADKLSTPGHSPHSAYTTLLLHAFQATFGAHCDLPGLHCRLKSKTLAELEDIFTETAEAQELASGIGDAAEARQWLRSKLQAVGEKAGFLGVLDTVKPGKLRTIPIPVARCYTYSWNQDSFDILQEILLKEQELLQPGILGDDEEEEGEDEEEEEEEDLETDGHCAERDSLLSTSSAASHDSTGSLTSSRASGPTLPRHVLTSFVSGLSDGVDSGYVEDSEEGSFEWPKRPGSQERRGHRRSGQKLNRIYKLFKSTSQLMLRRDSRSLEGSPDSAPPLRRAGSLCSPCSSLDGPALPPSRAQRSRSLPQPRLSPQLSGWLLAPPSRHQRRRPFLSGDEDPKASTLRVVVFGSDRISGKVARAYSKLRRLENNRPLLTRFFKLQFFYVPVKRSPGTGTSPSPAPRSQMPPLPTDSPRHLGAAELGAAPWEESTNDISHYLGMLDPWYERNVLGLMHLPPEVLCQQSLKAESRPLEGSPAQLPILADMLLYYCRFAARPVLLQVYQTELTLITGEKMTEIFIHSLELGHSAATRAIKASGPGSKRLGIDGDREAVPLTLQIIYSKGAISGRSRWSNMEKVCTSVNLSKACRQQEELDSSTEALTLNLTEVVKRQNPKSKKGFNQISTSQIKVDKVQIIGSNSCPFAVCLDQDERKILQSVVRCEVSPCYKPEKSSLSPPPQRPSYPPAQAAPDLCSLLCLPIMTFSGALP; encoded by the exons ATGCAGCCAGGGGCCACGACGTGCACGGAGGACCGCATCCAGCACGCCCTGGAGCGCTGCTTGCACGGGCTCAGCCTCAGCCGCCGCTCCACCTCCTGGTCAG CTGGGCTGTGTCTGAACTGCTGGAGCCTGCAGGAGCTGGTAAGCAGGGACCCCGGCCACTTCCTCATCCTCCTGGAGCAGATCCTGCAGAAAACCCGTGAG GTCCAAGAGAAGGGCACCTATGACCTCCTCGCCCCCCTGGCCCTGCTCTTCTACTCCACTGTCCTCTGT actCCACACTTCCCACCAGACTCCGATCTCCTTCTGAAAGCAGCCAGAACCTACCACCGATTCCTGACCTGGCCCGTCCCTTACTGCAGCATCTGCCAGGAACTGCTCACCTTCATCGACGCTGAACTGAAGGCCCCAG gAATCTCCTACCAGCGACTGGTGAGGGCCGAGCAGGGCCTGTCCACTAGGAGTCACCGCAGCTCCACTGT CACCGTGCTGCTGCTGAACCCGGTGGAGGTGCAGGCCGAGTTCCTCGCCGTGGCCGACAAGCTGAGCACGCCCGGGCACTCGCCACACAGCGCCTACACCACCCTGCTCCTACACGCCTTCCAGGCCACCTTTGGGGCCCACTGTGACCTCCCGGGTCTGCACTGCCGGCTGAAG TCCAAGACCCTGGCGGAGCTTGAGGACATCTTTACCGAGACGGCGGAGGCCCAGGAGCTGGCATCTGGCATCGGGGATGCCGCTGAGGCCCGGCAGTGGCTCAGGAGCAAGCTGCAGGCGGTGGGAGAGAAAGCCGGCTTCCTTGGTGTCTTAG ACACTGTAAAACCTGGCAAGCTTCGCACCATCCCCATCCCTGTGGCCAGGTGCTACACCTACAGCTGGAACCAGGACAGCTTCG ACATCCTGCAGGAAATCCTGCTCAAGGAACAGGAGCTGCTCCAGCCAGGAATCCTGGGGGACgacgaggaggaggaaggggaggacgaggaggaggaggaggaggaggacttgGAGACCGACGGGCACTGTGCCGAGAGGGACTCGCTGCTCTCCACCAGCTCGGCAGCCTCCCACGACTCCACGGGGTCCCTCACCTCGTCCCGGGCCTCAGGACCCACTCTCCCCCGCCACGTGCTGACTTCCTTCGTCTCGGGCCTCTCGGACGGCGTGGACAGCGGTTACGTGGAGGACAGCGAGGAGGGCTCCTTCGAGTGGCCCAAGAGGCCCGGCAGCCAGGAACGCCGGGGCCACCGCAGGTCCGGGCAGAAGCTCAACAGGATCTATAAACTCTTCAAGAGCACGAGCCAGCTGATGCTGCGGAGGGACTCCCGGAGCCTGGAGGGCAGCCCGGACAGCGCCCCGCCCCTGCGGCGGGCCGGCAGCCTCTGCAGCCCCTGCAGCTCCCTGGATGGCCCGGCGCTGCCCCCCTCCCGGGCCCAGCGCTCCCGCTCgctgccccagcccaggctcagcccccAGCTGAGCGGCTGGCTCCTGGCCCCCCCCTCCCGCCACCAGCGCCGCCGCCCCTTCCTGAGCGGGGATGAGGACCCCAAGGCCTCCACGCTGCGAGTCGTGGTCTTCGGCTCCGATCGGATCTCGGGGAAGGTGGCCCGGGCGTACAGCAAGCTGCG GCGGCTGGAGAACAACCGTCCGCTCCTCACGCGGTTCTTCAAGCTTCAGTTCTTCTATGTGCCGGTGAAGCGGAGCCCCGGGACCGgcaccagccccagcccagcccctcggAGCCAGATGCCCCCGCTCCCCACAGACTCCCCGAGGCACCTCGGTGCTGCG GAGCTGGGCGCGGCCCCCTGGGAGGAGAGCACCAATGACATCTCCCACTACCTCGGCATGCTCGACCCCTGGTATGAGCGCAACGTGCTGGGCCTTATGCATCTGCCCCCTGAGGTCCTGTGCCAG cagtCTCTGAAGGCTGAGTCCCGGCCCCTGGAGGGCTCCCCTGCCCAGCTGCCCATCCTGGCGGACATGCTGCTCTACTACTGCCGCTTCGCTGCCCGGCCGGTGCTGCTGCAGGTCTATCAGACTGAG CTGACCTTAATCACCGGGGAGAAGATGACGGAGATCTTTATCCACTCCCTGGAGCTGGGTCACTCAGCTGCCACACGCGCCATCAAGGCTTCGG GTCCTGGCAGCAAGCGGCTGGGCATCGATGGTGACCGGGAGGCCGTCCCTCTAACACTACAGATTATCTACAGCAAG GGGGCCATCAGTGGACGCAGTCGCTGGAGTAACATGGAGAAGGTCTGCACCTCCGTCAACCTCAGCAAGGCCTGCAGGCAGCAGGAGGAGCTAG ACTCCAGCACGGAGGCCCTGACGCTAAACCTGACAGAAGTGGTGAAAAGGCAGAACCCTAAATCCAAGAAGGGCTTCAACCAG ATTAGCACTTCGCAGATCAAGGTGGACAAGGTGCAGATCATCGGCTCTAACAGCTGCCCCTTTGCCGTGTGCCTGGACCAGGACGAGAGGAAGATCCTGCAGAGTGTGGTCAG GTGTGAGGTCTCACCCTGCTACAAGCCGGAGAAGAGCagcctctcccccccaccccagaggcccTCCTACCCGCCCGCGCAGGCGGCGCCCgacctctgctctctgctctgtcTGCCCATCATGACGTTCAGCGGAGCCCTGCCCTAG
- the PIK3R5 gene encoding phosphoinositide 3-kinase regulatory subunit 5 isoform X2 — protein sequence MQPGATTCTEDRIQHALERCLHGLSLSRRSTSWSAGLCLNCWSLQELVSRDPGHFLILLEQILQKTREVQEKGTYDLLAPLALLFYSTVLCTPHFPPDSDLLLKAARTYHRFLTWPVPYCSICQELLTFIDAELKAPGISYQRLVRAEQGLSTRSHRSSTVTVLLLNPVEVQAEFLAVADKLSTPGHSPHSAYTTLLLHAFQATFGAHCDLPGLHCRLKSKTLAELEDIFTETAEAQELASGIGDAAEARQWLRSKLQAVGEKAGFLGVLDTVKPGKLRTIPIPVARCYTYSWNQDSFDILQEILLKEQELLQPGILGDDEEEEGEDEEEEEEEDLETDGHCAERDSLLSTSSAASHDSTGSLTSSRASGPTLPRHVLTSFVSGLSDGVDSGYVEDSEEGSFEWPKRPGSQERRGHRRSGQKLNRIYKLFKSTSQLMLRRDSRSLEGSPDSAPPLRRAGSLCSPCSSLDGPALPPSRAQRSRSLPQPRLSPQLSGWLLAPPSRHQRRRPFLSGDEDPKASTLRVVVFGSDRISGKVARAYSKLRRLENNRPLLTRFFKLQFFYVPVKRSPGTGTSPSPAPRSQMPPLPTDSPRHLGAAELGAAPWEESTNDISHYLGMLDPWYERNVLGLMHLPPEVLCQSLKAESRPLEGSPAQLPILADMLLYYCRFAARPVLLQVYQTELTLITGEKMTEIFIHSLELGHSAATRAIKASGPGSKRLGIDGDREAVPLTLQIIYSKGAISGRSRWSNMEKVCTSVNLSKACRQQEELDSSTEALTLNLTEVVKRQNPKSKKGFNQISTSQIKVDKVQIIGSNSCPFAVCLDQDERKILQSVVRCEVSPCYKPEKSSLSPPPQRPSYPPAQAAPDLCSLLCLPIMTFSGALP from the exons ATGCAGCCAGGGGCCACGACGTGCACGGAGGACCGCATCCAGCACGCCCTGGAGCGCTGCTTGCACGGGCTCAGCCTCAGCCGCCGCTCCACCTCCTGGTCAG CTGGGCTGTGTCTGAACTGCTGGAGCCTGCAGGAGCTGGTAAGCAGGGACCCCGGCCACTTCCTCATCCTCCTGGAGCAGATCCTGCAGAAAACCCGTGAG GTCCAAGAGAAGGGCACCTATGACCTCCTCGCCCCCCTGGCCCTGCTCTTCTACTCCACTGTCCTCTGT actCCACACTTCCCACCAGACTCCGATCTCCTTCTGAAAGCAGCCAGAACCTACCACCGATTCCTGACCTGGCCCGTCCCTTACTGCAGCATCTGCCAGGAACTGCTCACCTTCATCGACGCTGAACTGAAGGCCCCAG gAATCTCCTACCAGCGACTGGTGAGGGCCGAGCAGGGCCTGTCCACTAGGAGTCACCGCAGCTCCACTGT CACCGTGCTGCTGCTGAACCCGGTGGAGGTGCAGGCCGAGTTCCTCGCCGTGGCCGACAAGCTGAGCACGCCCGGGCACTCGCCACACAGCGCCTACACCACCCTGCTCCTACACGCCTTCCAGGCCACCTTTGGGGCCCACTGTGACCTCCCGGGTCTGCACTGCCGGCTGAAG TCCAAGACCCTGGCGGAGCTTGAGGACATCTTTACCGAGACGGCGGAGGCCCAGGAGCTGGCATCTGGCATCGGGGATGCCGCTGAGGCCCGGCAGTGGCTCAGGAGCAAGCTGCAGGCGGTGGGAGAGAAAGCCGGCTTCCTTGGTGTCTTAG ACACTGTAAAACCTGGCAAGCTTCGCACCATCCCCATCCCTGTGGCCAGGTGCTACACCTACAGCTGGAACCAGGACAGCTTCG ACATCCTGCAGGAAATCCTGCTCAAGGAACAGGAGCTGCTCCAGCCAGGAATCCTGGGGGACgacgaggaggaggaaggggaggacgaggaggaggaggaggaggaggacttgGAGACCGACGGGCACTGTGCCGAGAGGGACTCGCTGCTCTCCACCAGCTCGGCAGCCTCCCACGACTCCACGGGGTCCCTCACCTCGTCCCGGGCCTCAGGACCCACTCTCCCCCGCCACGTGCTGACTTCCTTCGTCTCGGGCCTCTCGGACGGCGTGGACAGCGGTTACGTGGAGGACAGCGAGGAGGGCTCCTTCGAGTGGCCCAAGAGGCCCGGCAGCCAGGAACGCCGGGGCCACCGCAGGTCCGGGCAGAAGCTCAACAGGATCTATAAACTCTTCAAGAGCACGAGCCAGCTGATGCTGCGGAGGGACTCCCGGAGCCTGGAGGGCAGCCCGGACAGCGCCCCGCCCCTGCGGCGGGCCGGCAGCCTCTGCAGCCCCTGCAGCTCCCTGGATGGCCCGGCGCTGCCCCCCTCCCGGGCCCAGCGCTCCCGCTCgctgccccagcccaggctcagcccccAGCTGAGCGGCTGGCTCCTGGCCCCCCCCTCCCGCCACCAGCGCCGCCGCCCCTTCCTGAGCGGGGATGAGGACCCCAAGGCCTCCACGCTGCGAGTCGTGGTCTTCGGCTCCGATCGGATCTCGGGGAAGGTGGCCCGGGCGTACAGCAAGCTGCG GCGGCTGGAGAACAACCGTCCGCTCCTCACGCGGTTCTTCAAGCTTCAGTTCTTCTATGTGCCGGTGAAGCGGAGCCCCGGGACCGgcaccagccccagcccagcccctcggAGCCAGATGCCCCCGCTCCCCACAGACTCCCCGAGGCACCTCGGTGCTGCG GAGCTGGGCGCGGCCCCCTGGGAGGAGAGCACCAATGACATCTCCCACTACCTCGGCATGCTCGACCCCTGGTATGAGCGCAACGTGCTGGGCCTTATGCATCTGCCCCCTGAGGTCCTGTGCCAG tCTCTGAAGGCTGAGTCCCGGCCCCTGGAGGGCTCCCCTGCCCAGCTGCCCATCCTGGCGGACATGCTGCTCTACTACTGCCGCTTCGCTGCCCGGCCGGTGCTGCTGCAGGTCTATCAGACTGAG CTGACCTTAATCACCGGGGAGAAGATGACGGAGATCTTTATCCACTCCCTGGAGCTGGGTCACTCAGCTGCCACACGCGCCATCAAGGCTTCGG GTCCTGGCAGCAAGCGGCTGGGCATCGATGGTGACCGGGAGGCCGTCCCTCTAACACTACAGATTATCTACAGCAAG GGGGCCATCAGTGGACGCAGTCGCTGGAGTAACATGGAGAAGGTCTGCACCTCCGTCAACCTCAGCAAGGCCTGCAGGCAGCAGGAGGAGCTAG ACTCCAGCACGGAGGCCCTGACGCTAAACCTGACAGAAGTGGTGAAAAGGCAGAACCCTAAATCCAAGAAGGGCTTCAACCAG ATTAGCACTTCGCAGATCAAGGTGGACAAGGTGCAGATCATCGGCTCTAACAGCTGCCCCTTTGCCGTGTGCCTGGACCAGGACGAGAGGAAGATCCTGCAGAGTGTGGTCAG GTGTGAGGTCTCACCCTGCTACAAGCCGGAGAAGAGCagcctctcccccccaccccagaggcccTCCTACCCGCCCGCGCAGGCGGCGCCCgacctctgctctctgctctgtcTGCCCATCATGACGTTCAGCGGAGCCCTGCCCTAG